A single region of the Eleginops maclovinus isolate JMC-PN-2008 ecotype Puerto Natales chromosome 4, JC_Emac_rtc_rv5, whole genome shotgun sequence genome encodes:
- the LOC134862843 gene encoding uncharacterized protein LOC134862843 encodes MGHAKAVDLLSNFKECLRDLDLRRMVSLSMDGPNVNWRFLEMLQTEHAEHFGGAQLVVVGSCGLHTLHNAVKCGFTEWHMEKFLRALHTIFHNVPARREDFCNLTKSKTFALPFCGHRWIENLPVVQRAIEIWPDMKKYVDAVTTKKLPNPGTSSYDTIEVATKDPLILAKLHFFMAVSRSVTPFLTKYQTDEPVLPFFANDLAELLKNLLRRFIKRELLTDVTPQHLVRLDVTDKQSRVHPKAVDIGIGAETAIKVI; translated from the exons ATGGGCCATGCAAAGGCGGTGGACCTTCTCAGTAATTTCAAG GAGTGTTTACGTGACCTTGATTTGAGGAGGATGGTCTCTTTGTCCATGGACGGACCCAACGTCAATTGGCGTTTTCTTGAGATGCTGCAGACGGAGCATGCTGAGCATTTTGGGGGTGCCCAGTTGGTTGTAGTGGGAAGTTGTGGGCTACACACTCTACATAATGCTGTCAAATGTGGATTCACTGAGTGGCATATGGAGAAGTTCTTAAGAGCTCTTCATACTATTTTTCACAATGTGCCAGCAAGAAGGGAGGATTTTTGCAATCTTACAAAGTCCAAAACCTTTGCTTTGCCTTTCTGTGGTCACCGCTGGATCGAGAACCTCCCAGTAGTGCAGAGAGCCATTGAGATCTGGCctgacatgaagaaatatgttgaTGCTGTTACAACCAAGAAGCTCCCAAACCCTGGAACGTCTTCTTATGACACCATCGAGGTGGCAACCAAAGACCCTCTTATTTTGGCAAAGCTGCATTTTTTCATGGCAGTTTCACGAAGTGTGACACCCTTCTTGACAAAGTATCAAACGGATGAACCTGTGCTTCCATTCTTTGCCAATGACTTGGCTGAATTACTGAAG aATTTGCTGAGGCGATTCATCAAGCGAGAGCTACTGACTGATGTCACACCTCAGCACTTGGTACGGCTTGATGTCACTGACAAGCAGTCGAGGGTGCATCCAAAGGCAGTGGACATCGGCATTGGTGCAGAGACTGCCATAAAG GTGATCTGA